One region of Malania oleifera isolate guangnan ecotype guangnan chromosome 6, ASM2987363v1, whole genome shotgun sequence genomic DNA includes:
- the LOC131157080 gene encoding uncharacterized protein LOC131157080, with translation MAKKIFFFYAIFLISLREATSQCDVSQIDVHQTNTGKVVKGKPEWRVTITNPCICTFIEIQLNCKGFQSAEKVDSSLLALSGDACLLTNGQPLHGKESTSFSYAWTTQFTFKPISATIGCS, from the exons ATGGCTAAGAAAATCTTTTTTTTCTACGCAATATTTCTTATCAGTCTTAGAGAAG CTACTTCCCAATGCGACGTAAGCCAGATAGATGTTCACCAAACCAATACAGGAAAAGTTGTGAAGGGTAAGCCAGAGTGGAGGGTGACAATCACAAATCCATGCATATGTACTTTCATTGAGATACAATTGAACTGCAAAGGGTTTCAGTCGGCAGAGAAGGTCGACTCTTCCCTCTTGGCCCTATCTGGCGACGCGTGTCTTCTCACCAATGGCCAGCCCCTCCATGGGAAGGAGTCTACCAGCTTCTCTTATGCTTGGACCACTCAGTTTACCTTCAAGCCCATTTCTGCCACAATCGGCTGCTCTTAA